In Nicotiana tabacum cultivar K326 chromosome 17, ASM71507v2, whole genome shotgun sequence, one DNA window encodes the following:
- the LOC142171971 gene encoding uncharacterized protein LOC142171971 has translation MSNVQNTPFTVVDEAPLQLQMWWYDLGEDGQKWVTKHLGALTDIMKIKPRDDLIEALVTFWDPVHNVFRFSDFELTPTLEEIAGYSGFGRDLRNQELIFPRALSVHRFFDLLNISKQIRKTNVVEGCCSFYFLYSRFGQPNGFEMHENGLNNKQNKDTWHIHRRFTFIMAFLGIMVFPNKERTIDTRIARVVQVLTTKEHHTLAPIILSDIYRALTLCKSGAKFFEGCNILLQMWLIEHLRHHPKFMSYGPSKDNFIDSYEERVKDYNSPEGVEAWISHLRSLNASQIEWTLGWLPLREVIHMSALKSHLLLLGLRSVQPYTPHRVLRQLGRYQVVPKDEDLSVQVIELHPEAPLPEALIQQIWNGCRYLKDDTQVLDPARGEVDPGYAIWFGKRSRVDDVPEPKRPTKRSHVQAFDDKIQEQLAWGEREKGYKTTIHALEERLRNLNFEKDLQEQEAEGEKKSLIHKNEALRAQLQQMKKASEVLVQDYDSLLAKTEKVLVKAKEKIVQLNEKAESSKDRQVTKFEEERAQFEREKAHWVRSEAQLHAQLEEMRRYNREYQHADFDREMAQARLEQARLRSQLESALDREGHIREIATTRQQQLQDRDQNFQYFKEQVHNLAVYTAQILSEFGKSFSM, from the exons atgagcaaTGTCCAGAACACACCGTTCACAGTTGTAGACGAGGCTCCACTtcagcttcagatgtggtggtatgatttaggtgaagatggtcagaaatgggtcaccAAGCACCTGGGAGccctcacagatattatgaaaattAAACCACGGGACGATTTGATTGAggcactagtgactttttgggaccctgttcacaatgtttttcgcttctccgattttgagctaactcccactttagaagagatagctggatattccgGGTTTGGCAGGGATTTGAGAAACCAGGAGCTCATATTCCCGAGGGCTCTTTCTGTACACCGATTCTTcgatcttctgaacatcagtaagcAAATTAGAAAGACCAACGTAGtcgaagggtgttgttctttctacttccTGTACTCTAGGTTCGGGCAGCCAAATGGgtttgaaatgcatgaaaatggtCTTAACAACAAGCAGAACAAAGACACATGGCATATTCATCGTCGCTTCACCTTCATAATGGCGTTTCTGGGAattatggtcttcccaaacaaggAGCGGACAATTGATACCCGCATAGCCAGGGttgtacaggtcctcactaccaaagaacatcacactcttgccccgatcattctatcagacatttatcgggcgttaaCTTTGTGCAAGTCtggggcaaaattcttcgaagggtgcaatattttgttacaaatgtggttgattgagcatctccgacatcaccccaagttcatgagcTATGGTCCGAGCAAGGACAATTTCATTGATAGTTACgaagaaagagtaaaagattacaactctccagaaggggtggaagcctggatatcccacCTAAGATCTTTAAatgcaagtcaaattgagtggactttgggatggctcccgctAAGAGAGGTAATACACATGTCTGCCCTAAAAAGTCATTTGCTGTTGTTAGGTTTGAGAAGTGTCCAGCCGTATACGCCACAcagagttctaagacagctaggaAGGTACCAAGTAGTACctaaagatgaagatttgagtgtgcaagttattgagctacaccccgaagcccCACTCCCCGAAGCTTTAATCCAAcaaatttggaatggttgtcgctacttgaaagatgatactcagGTGCTAGATCCTGCGAGAGGTGAGGTAGATCCGGGTTATGCTATATGGTTTGGGAAgaggtctcgcgtggatgatgtgcCAGAGCCCAAAAGGCCCACAAAAAGAtcgcatgttcaagcctttgatgataaaatccaagaacagTTGGCCTGGGGTGAACGGGAAAAGGGATACAAaacaactattcatgccttagaagaaaggCTGAGAAACCTCAATTTTGAGAAAGacttgcaagaacaagaagccgaaggggaaaagaagagtctgatccACAAAAATGAAGCCCTTCGTGCTCAacttcaacagatgaagaaagcctctgaagtgcta gtgcaagattatgattccctcTTGGCAAAGACTGAAAAGGTGTTGGTCAAAGCCAAGGAAAAGATCGTACAGCTAAATGAGAAGGCCGAATCAAGTAAGGATCGCCAAGTaacaaaatttgaagaagagagGGCTCAATTCGAGAGAGAGAAGGCCCATTGGGTACGTTCAGAAGCTCAGCTCCATGCacagttggaagaaatgagaaggtacaatagagaataCCAGCATGCAGATTTTGATAGGGAGATGGCTCAGGCGAGACTCGAGCAGGCTAGACTTCGGTCTCAGTTGGAGTCAGCCTTAGATCGTGAGGGACACATAAGGGagatagccaccactcgccagcaacagttacaagatcgAGACCAGAATTTCCagtacttcaaagagcaagtccATAATTTGGCTGTTTATACcgctcaaa TCTTGTCAGAGTTTGGTAAGTCATTTTCAATGTAA